The genomic interval TTCTTTACACCCTGAGAGATGTGAAGTTGTTTGGCACTGCTCTTCTATCTCCCTCACCCCTCCAAACACTGCTCTCCCTCCCCCAGAGAAGGCAAAAGACAATTTTAACTCTTTATTTGAAACAAACAATTCCAGAGACAGAAGGTTAGTCGTGACAACAGCTTCTCACTACAACACAAGGGCGGGCATGGCTCACTGAAGGGACAGGCCAGGCGCCTCAGAACAATATATACAATTTAAACAGTGGCTAAACTGGTGACAgttataaaaacacaaaaaggagGCTGGGGAACAGCAAAGCCAACAGGGAAAGAACTGGGTACCCCCTTTGCCAGATGCTAAGAGTTTTCTGGAACTACAGAGGCAAGATGGGGCGGGGAGAAGATGGAGGCAGTGGGAGCAGGACCCATGCCCACAGCTCCTCACCTATCCTTTGACCACAGATTCCCATCCTGCATGACCCAGGGCCCCCCACAGGCTTGGCCTGGCTCTTATGATGGGGGAAGAACAAGAGTGGGGAACCCAGCCCCAACCCGAGTCAGAAGGTAGTTTTTGCCTTGGGAACTCCGTCCACTGAACTAAAGGGAGGCAGTTACAGAAGGGGGCTAAGCATGTTGACACCATGGCTCATGCCAACCTAAGATGGCAGAGAGAGACAAACACAAAAACCAAGGGGACAGGAGTCTGCTCCCCGTACTTAGAGTCATTCTCTGCctttgaggaaaagaaagcatTTGGAAGATACTTTCATTGCAGCACCAAGGGCTGGTGCTTGCGGGGCAGGGGGAACAAGGTGGCGAGGGGGTTCCAACAACCAGTTCTCTCTTGGGAGAGGAAGAGTGTCTAAGCTCTGTATTTTAGGTAAATGGTCCCCTCATTACTTTCATAGTTTATTTTGAATCTTTCATCCCAGACCCTTCAGAGTGGTACCAGGGAAGAGTAGAGAAGGAAGTGGGCAAGGGGCAGAGAAGGCAGCTGGGTTCTTCCCTTGGCCAAACCTAGGAACAAGGGCCTTTACCTATGTGAGACGGGTCAGAAAACTCAAAGCCAATAGGATCACCAGAGCTATTAACACTCCACCCAGAGTCTGGCCCCAGGAGAGGGGTTGACTCTGCAACATGAAGGAAATGGCCTAGCTGGTTTTTGCCCATCACTGGGAGACCAGTCCCTGAGTCCAAAGGACTGGGGCCCCGTGGTTGTCAAGTGGTTTGGGAGAAGGTAAAAGCCAGGGATTCCTAGGGAAGGCAGGGAATGGATGAGTAGAAAAGGGCAGTCAGGGCCCTTCAGGATGAGGAGCATTGGTTCCAGGGCCAGGTGCCCTGTGGGACGCGGCCACGGGACAGACATTGGTGTGAAAGATGGATACGGACAGCACATGGGCTCAGTCCAGATCTTCCTCCCCGGGACGAGCCAGCTCCTCATAAATCTCACGCACAGCCAGGATGCGATTGAGCATGCTCTCCAACATGCTGCGGTCCATGGGGATCACAGAATACCAGAGAGGGGACTCGGCGATGCAGGACCGCTCAGGTTGCAGGTAGAACACATCATTGCGAGTCCGGAGGCTTTCGGGACTgcaatggtggtggtggtcaggGGTGGGCAGAAGGCGGAAGGACAGAGATCAGTACCTGGGCAAAGTAGAGCCTGTGGGTCCCCATGCAAACAACATTCCTGCAAGTCTGCCAACTCACCATTTTGAGAGATAGAATTCATAGAACTTGACAGGGCAGCGGAGGGGATTCATGCGGTTCTCGCGCTGCTCTAAGATGGGGGCTTCATCTTCTCTCTTCCGTTTCCCAGGACCTGTGTCTGTAGAGGAGGCAAGTGACCAAGACTCATTAAAAGTGCAGTCTCGTCGAGACTCCTCCAAGAGCACAATGCAGGGCATAGGGGTGGGGGTAAGGCCTCGGGACACAAAATGCAGTCCCCGTGAAGAAACAGGTAGAAGAGTCAGTCAGTCTGTCCGCACCAACCAAACATTCTGGAGGGTGTTGCTCTGCAGTGCACCCTGGTTCTCAAGGCTAGTTTCTCTCTAGCATCTTCCCCAGGTTGATTTCCTGAAGAGGTGGTCTCAGAAGTTACATGTTCAAATTGACAAAATGGACCCTACTGCAAGATTGGGCTCACCTTCAGGGATAAATAGCGatggccccagcccccagcacgtTAGTCCTGGTGGAGGCTCAGGTCTGGAAGGGACCCTGGGACCTGATTCCAGGGCCAGAATGGAAACCAAGGTGCTGTTGCAGTTACATCCACCAGCAAAGAGCCATAGAAAGCCTGTCATTCACTCCTTTCAACTCTCCcccacagccaaccacacccaaCAGCTTTCCACCTGTCCACCACTCCCCAGAAAAGCAGGCGAGCAAGGAAATTGTTCTGAAATGAGGAAGGGCAGGAAATGGGCAGCTGAGTGACCTCCTGTTGATGCAATAGCCAGTATCCATCAGACTGAAGGACTGGCTGTTTTGATCTTTTCTATAAACTCAGGAACGGAAGGATAGGGAAGCTAGTGGCAATGGAGAGGGCCAAACTGGTGGCATGGTGGGGCATGGCAGGGGAAAGTAGAGAAGGGGGGAAAAGCCACAGAGGGGGCAGCCTCGTACCTCGCCCTTTCCGCTGGCGGACTGGTGCGTAATAGCGGATGCTCACCACCTTGGTGGTGCCCCGAGGGGTGGTACACTTGCGGGACTGCCGCACCACATTGGTGAAGGAGAGCTGCATGTGTTCCTCAGCTGTCTGCAGCCCAAAAAACTTAGTGTTGAAGAACATGAGGGTGTTGAGAAGAACGAAGGGTGAGTAGACGCCCAGCTGTTTACACTCCCAAAGGTGTTCTTCCTCCACTCGGGAGAACACCGTATCTGCAACGGGCAAAGAGGAGAGGCTGGTCAGGAGGGATAGACCACCCAAACCAGACCACTTCTGCTCCCAGATGCCCTGTTCACAAGCACTGAGCACACCAGACTCGTTTGTAAGGGACCACTGTGTGTGAAACCCCGAAACCCCACTACACTGCACAGGAGGACGGATGTTTCTCTACAGTTTCCACCTGCATTTGGAGCTTCGCTCACCGTCCTCAAGTTTACCAGCAGGTTGATGGAGACCTTGAGGAGTCCcacagccttttcttttctttcttcacttacCACTCAAACCCTGGTCACTTTTTGGGGGCCCAGAGATAGCTCTTCAGATCTAACTCTTTAtcccctccccaagttcaagtaCAAGGGCTCGGCTGCTAGAGCTCTAAACCCTGAGGCACCCAACTACACTCTTTTGCCCTCAGACCCTTTGTGAAGAGTGGCAGCCCAGATGTCCTGGGActtggaggaaaggagggaagggtgTAGGGGTCGCTAAGTCCCAGTCCCTTACTGTTGGGGAGGAGTGTGGGTTGCCAGGTACTCAGAGACTTGTTGAGTTCTTGAACGAAAGTCAGGTAGTAAAGGTCCGTGAAAATGTTCACCATTCGGTTATTTTCCAACAagtactggaaaaagaaaaacagacatacatAGAGCTAGACTCCAGGCCCCAGACGAAAGACCAAGAGGCCGAAGGCCCCAGGCACAGTGACCTTGACAATTAGGAGACAATGGGAAACAGTTGCTTGATTGAGTGAGCCTGCGTGCTTTCCCCTAGGGATACCTACAGCTCCGCGGTACCGAGGCCTTGCTGGAAGAGGAGGGAGTTTGGAGGAGATGGGTCACAGCTGCTTCTTCACAAGCCCAGACTCTCTTGTCAGCTAATGCATGACTGGCCTCTCCTAGTGGGAACTAAACCTTACCGCCGCTCAGGGAACCCAGCTCTGCCCATCCTTCCCCTCCTAGAGTGGGTTTGAGGGTGACAAAGGGGACTTGGAGAGCAATGAAGACAGCTCCTTGGCCAACAGTCCTGGAATGCAGCCTTTGATTTTAGAAGCGTATTGCCCATATCTTGTCCTGTCTGGAGCTGGAGCTGAAAGGCAAGCTGCCTGTTCAGGGTAGGAACAGGGTAGGAACCTCAAGCTGAGGAACAGGGAGTGGGATGGAATTATTTCTGAGGGGACCCTGCGTGCTGTGTTGAGTGATGGCCAGTGGGGCAGGGGGCGAGGGGTACCTGTTGGATGCCAAGACACAGATAGTAGATACTGTCAGGTTCGTATCGTTCACCGTTGGGTCGAGTGATTTCTCTCACAAACTGGGCCAGACCGTAGTTGAGCTCAGCAGCTGAACAGGCCAGAATATCCTCTTTGATACGCATAGGTTTGGCTGCAGTGATATACAGTGGAGGTGGATGGGATTAAGACAAGTCCACATGGAGAATTTCATTTAGCTCCACCATTAACCCCTTCATCCCTCAGTCACATCCAGCTCCAGAACAAACCCACTGATTATACAAAGAGTCTTCAGCCTGGAAACCTAGACAGCATCTCCCCTGATTCTGCAAGTTCTCCCCATCTTCACAGGTTACCCTTAACTGATCACAGCCTGATCACTCATAGACATCTTGAGCTGAATCACAGCTCTgccccttctccccttcccctccacctcccctggGTACTTACGGCCAAAGCGCAGCTCATCACCCTTGCTGGTTTCTCCATTGGCATATTTTGACTGCACCCAGCACTTCCAAGCATTGACACCGTAGGAATAGTTGAGTCCAGTACAGCTAGGCTGGCTGCTCATGGAGTCCCGGGAACAGCTCTCTGAAAGCACGAGCCGCTTTTGACCCtagaggggaagagaaaggagcAGGTGGGTGAGAGAAAGGTAGCAGGGGTAAGGCCAGGGGCACCACGGAAGCTAGTCAGCTCAGTGTCCGCCATCAGGGGACAGGGACTGATGGAAGAACATAGCCAGCTTCCAGAGCATAGAGCCCCAGCAACAGCTCTGATGACCTCTGATGAACTGGTGAGAGAACAGAGTTTGGCTGCATCTTAGCACTCACGGTGGTGGAGAAAGGAGGCTCGAGAAGGCCAAACTCAGGCTGGCTGCCTACTTGGCTACAAAAGCCACCCACCCCCGCCCGCCCTTTGAGCCTCCATCCCTCTTCCGTGGAtacagcagccccagccctcacctTCCTCATAGTTCGGGGAAGGTCTTGTTCAGTAGACACGTCCTCTGGCCCGACCAGGCCACAGTCAAAGAGGAAGTCTACACTGGGGTTAATGTCCAAAGGATCTGTTAGAGgggaaatgaagaagaaatcaATTTCTGAAGCCCTCAACACTGTGGTCTTCCCACCTGACCCCTGCTACTTGCCCAGGAGACTTGAGAGGAGCCTCCCAGACAGCTTCATCCTACTCACTAGGAGTCGGCAGAGCTATACACTGGGAATGTGCTCAGAGGCACAGGCACACAACTGACAACAATGGGGATATTCCTGACACTGCTGAGCTGCACGCTTAGACATGGTTAAGACGGTCCATCTTATTTTATGTGTTTTACCACGATTAAAAAAAGCAAGACtcataaacaataagtttatagttatagcacagggatctatattcaatgtcttatagtaacctatggtgaaaaagaatatgaaaacaaatatatgtatgttcctatatgattgaagcattgtgctgtacaccagaaattgacacaatattgtaaactgactatacttcaataaaaaaggtaaataaataaaaaccaagacTCAAGTGTAGAAGAGTACACCTGTCCCGGTATTTCTGGCACTGCTTTCTGGGAGAGTCTTCTGTTCAGGGTCACACTCGGGGTCACAAGCAATACTCCTTTCCTGATGGTACTGTACTCAGTGGGCACGCTGTGCATCCTACTCACTCTTGGGGAAGTCCGCCTCCAAGTCTTGCCCAGGCTCATCTAACACGTTGGCCATCTTGACAGCCATGGCCAGGACATCATCCCGAGCTGGCCCAAACAGGTCACAGTCTTCCAGAAGTCCCTCTGCACTCTGGTTGCTCACCAGATCTGGGAGGCAGAGAGGCTGGCTTAGTCCCTGCAGCTCTTGCCTGGTGCCTTCACAGGCTTTCAGGGGCTGATCCCAAATATTCCCCGCTTCCGCCAGGCTCAGAGATCACCACTCTCCACCCCCTTAAGCAGAGACAGGCTGGGAGCACCCCGCCTCCCTCATCACCACCTTCCATGGCATACCACAAAGGTCAGACGAGGCCTTGTCTAACTCCTCAGCCTCTGCGATCATTTCTGCCATAGCCAGGATGTCAGCCTCCAAGGGGTTGGAAGGGATCTTCACCTTCAGCTCCTCGATAGTCTCCACAATCTTGTCTGTGCTCTCCAAGGTAGTGGGCAGGAACATGGGCACAGGCACCTGGAGGAACAAATCCCAACTAAGCGCCAAGAACCACCCGGTGGATGAGAGGGATGgctggtgggagggagagggaggggcgggCCCCCAGCCTGGGAGGGTAACGGAGGGCCCCGCCAGGGAGGGCGGAAACTTACCGGGATAGGCATGGAGAAAGGCACCGGGACTTTCTGGCAGTACAGATGCATAGGCACTGGCACAAAGATGGGCACTGGGATGGGCAGCACGATCACCTGCGGCTTCCACTCTTCTGCTGACAAGAAAGGGATCTTCTCAGAGCCTCTGCTGGATGGGTCACATCCGACCCAGGACCTGATGCTTGTCTGTCACCCCCAAAAGTGCTAACACATGCTCAGTGTCACAAAACTGCCCTTGAACCAGATGTTGAGAGATAACTCTGGGATTCTAGAACAACAATATGTGGGACACTTCAGCCACCTCAAGAAACCTCCTCGTCCAGCTCCCAGGCACAGAGCTGTAGGACTAAAACTAGGGAATACAGCCCGGGGCATCCAGGTACCCCCACTCACCTGTCTGACTCCCTTTGGACTTCATCTCCACCTTGCAGGAGACCCCCCGATTCTGCATCAGTGGCTTACACATGGCGGCTTTGTTTTTGCGGGGTGTTGCTGGGggcggtgggggtggaggaggggtgggagtAGCAGGGGCTGAGCGGGTCTTCACAGGGATCTGCAGAGACAAAAGAACATGAGTGCCACCAACAAGGGCACCCTCCTCCGAGCCCATCCTCCCTACTAGATTTTGCCCTGACCTTGCCCAGATTCCCATTTTCCTCTGTAGTCTTCACGGTGTTGCTGTTCTCCACTTTGGTTTGAGAGGGTGTCTGGGGCTTCGCCTCAGAAGATTGACCTGtagatcaaaacaaacaaatgctcTCACCTGCTCATCTGAGGAATCAGCTCTGTTTTCCCAACCCCAGTTCCAGGAGAGCCTCATTAAAGAGGAACACCAAATGTAAATAGAGTTCTAGAATTTTTCCCTCCACACCACCCAGGTCTAGTCTTCTCTAGGTCCCAGCACCAGTGGCCAACAAGATTCTTTGTTTCCTGGCTGCCAAGAAGGATGAAGATTAGTGTTGTTTCCCCAATGACCCATAATTTGAGATCTTCCACTGAGATGGCCCTCAGGAGTTTGGTAACCCTGGAGTGCGGAGGGGCCAGGGTAACATTCTGGAAATGACACCAATCTTCACTGTCACTAAAGGTAGAGCTTCTGCTGACACTTCCTTCTCTCTGAAAACGAAACCACAGCCCCATATGCTCCACCCTCCCTGGGGTAGGTACTCATTCCCTAAAATATACCCCTTACAGCAAATCAATAGGCTCTAACTCTAAGAATCCTTAAAGGAGACTCCTCTAGTACCTGTACAGTCCAGAAGCTAAAAGAGGACACGGTACCAGGAGTTCTGGCCAGGGATGAGGGGAaagcaggagaggaagaaagcaggagaggggctgggccCAGGATTAGAAGTGTCGAGGCCAGTCCTAACAAAGCGTGCCCCCTACCCGGGACTCACTGTTCAGGAGGCTCTCAGGCCCACTCTGGGTATCCAGGTTGGGTTGGTTCTGCTGGCTATAGAAGCGCAGCAGACACTGTTGGTTGCAGAAATGACGGATCTGCCCGCGCCAGTGGATGGTCTCCAGCAGCTTCCCCTGGCGCTTACAGGCATGGCACCGGGCAGCCTGAGGGTGTCAACAAGATGGTCAGACCTGCCTCCCTCAAATGTGCTGAGCCCTTTGCCCTGGGATGGGACGTGCTGCTCCCCTCAGAGGCTGGGCCACCTGGAGCCCCCTCCCTGGAGATGGGTCCACACCCTGATTGCGGCACAACAGCCCTCGctccctgctgccctctccctcctctctaatGCACTGCCCCCCTTACCTTGCAGTACCACAGCAGGTACTTGCTCTTACAGTCCTCGCTGCAGAagtcccaggtgctgccgtccaGCTGCTCAGTGACTCCGCGCTGGCACGTCTGGGAGCAGTAAGTACAAGTGATGCAGCACAGTCCCAGCTTCTTAGTGAAGTCCTGTTTGTACAGCAGCACGCAGCCTGGGAAGAGGGTGAGGGGGAAGAGTCCAGAGACACAGAGATCTCCAGGGCTGCGAGACCCAACCTTTTCAAGACAGTACACCAGAAACGTCTAACAGCCTCTCATGCCCAAAGCCTTAGGATGGACGGGGTAGAGCATCCCGAGTAGAAGGCCCTTGCCCCACGGACCACATTCCAAGCCCTCCTCCTTAATCTACCATtctccccagccctctgccccttccccatcTCCTTACCTTCGCTGCAGAAGCTTTTCTCCACCCCACTGAATCGGAGTTTCTCATGGAGGAGTTTCTCCTGCCGGCAATGCTCACACTGGGACACCACACCCCGCAGGCGCTTGAAGTCCTCACAGCAATCACGGCAGCAGAACTGGAACACCTGGTCCTGGGATGGGGGCACAGGGCGGGGAGGACAGGGCTGTGACATCTGGACCTGACGAGAGCCaagtggaagggcctcttcagaCCAAAGTCTGGTCGCATGGCAAGATGTGGGTGGTGGGGGGGGGATCTTACCTGCCAGTCCAAGACCTCAGGCTTGCCACTGAAGAGGCTGTGGCAGTAGTGACAGCTCAGGTGAATGCCCCCCTCGGGGCTTGTGcgctggagggaaggaagacaagTAAGGGAAGGGGCGAGATGTGCGtggtgggcagggtggggggaggggaagtcaGGCTCATTCTTTGCTCTGCCCAGGCCTACCTACCCCAGTTCTCATACCCTCTCTATGCCGCCACACCCTTTATCCCTGGTCCAGGGTCTGGAGTACCTGGAACTTGGTCCAGCAGCTGGGGCTGCAGAATTGGTAGACTGTGCGATCAACCTTGTTGTAGTAACAGGGGTCAGAGAGGCTGCGGCGGCAGAAGCTGCAGGGTCGGGGAGGGCCTGGGGcatagagagaaaaggagagagcggaagagagagagagaaatagagagagacagagagacagagagagcacaCAGAAGGTGTAAGGCAGTGCAGAGACGGAACAGGAAATCCACGGGAAGATGTGGTTGGGGCCGAAGTCGGGCAGCAGGGGTTACTTTAGAAGAAGGGAGTACGGGAGGTAGGAGGAAGGCCAGCAGGGGTCTCAGAGAAGAGGGCTTTGCACCTACCAGTGAGCCCTGCCTGCTTCACTTTGTAAGAGgtggtacagcacagggaacagaaCAAGCTGGTCTTGCCATTACGGTCCACATGGGATAGCATCTCAAAGTTCTTACACAGGGTCTTGCACCAGACACATGGGTACACCCGTGTGTTTTTCTGTGAGGATGGGGAAGGAGAGGCTGAGGCTGGATTTGTcccttcacttttattttttaaatttttaaaacatgaaatatttcaggcatacaaaaaaaaagtatagatgaTGATATAACAAAGACCTGTGTATATCCACCAGCCAgcttcaaaaataaaacataacagaTACAATGGAAACCccctttatttgttttatttatcccAGCCCTCGACCCATCAGGCACCTTTATTTATCACCCAAGAACCGCACCCCCTTCCATAGCCCTCTAATGCACTACTCCCTCGGCCCCACCTTCTTGTACGCCCCCAAGCAGGTTGTGTTGCAGAACCGCTTTTGTTGGCCCTCGTGGAAGAGGAGCTCGGGGCCAGGGCTCCCGGTCTTGGTGTAGATGTAAGCGCCGCACTGGTCACAACAGTTGGTTTTCAGTCCCTTGTTGGCCCGGAATTTGGAGAAGCAAGAATCGCTGCAGAGCCGGTGCACCACGCTGCCATTGCTGACCTCGTGCAGgacctgccacacacacacacgcacacacaccctgaGCTAGGGCCTGGCCACCACCACCCACCCAGTGCGAGGACGGCCCACCCCACCTCACCCTAGACCTTCACAGCAGGCGGTGGGCCCAGGGACCCCTCAACCTGCACATCGGGCTGCCGACTTGATGGTGAGGTCCTGGGAGGCAAGGAAGGCCAGCTGCACACATCCTGGAGAAGCTCTATCCTTGGATCCGCTCCCTCACGAtagctgcctcccctccccactcccctcttccacagggcctggcccctgcagccccaggaTTGCAGGGGCCGCTCAGGGCTGGCCAGGCTCTGTAAAGCAGCCCCCATtgagcttcctcacctctcccgTCTTCTGGCATATACTGCAGCGGGTTGCATCAGCGGGATCCCCAGACTGGGGGAGTGGGCGCTGCTGCTGGGCCTCAtacagggagagacagacagacgtgCAGAACTCGTGGAAGGAGCCTCCTGAGCCAGTCTGTGCCACCACCGAGTCCTTGGTGTTCCAGATCTCCCTGGAGGGGGGTACAGGTTGGTGCATTCACTCGTTCCCACCCCTCACTTCATCAGCCTCCACCCCTCCTCTAGGATCAACGACTCCAGAACCAAAGTACTCTTGGACCCCTTCCTTAAACTGCCCCCCTCTCCCAGTTCCACTCTGCTAGGCTCTGGCCAACAGAGTCTCCATCTCAGCTATCATTCCCAGCCTgatccctgccctccccacacccttGAACGAATCCTCACGTACTTCTTGCAGAAGGTACAAGTCTTTTTGccggaaggcttcttggagaaagTGGTGAGGCAGGATGAGGAGCAGAAGAGCTGCGGCAGCCCCTTGCGCTGGTAGGCCGTCTGGCCCTTCTGCAGCGGTGTCCGGCAATGGGCACACGTCATCTTGGTGCCAACCGAGGAACGCCCAGCCCTCTGTGCCACACTCGAGCGTAGGGACATGCGAGGAGAGCGCCGGGGCCGAAATGGCACAAAGTCCTCATCATTGGGGTCATCTACCATGGCATCCGAATCCTCATCTGACACTGGAACTGAGGgagtggtggggggcagggagaaagGCTGAGGGACCAGGCCTCTGGTCATCACCTGACCAACAGGTAGATCAGCTGATCCTGAGATCCCAATCCCTGTGGTTACTGGCTTTACACCTCGCCCCCCCCATTACATTGGCATCTCCAGCCACCAGTGTCACTCTCCCTTCGTTACTCTGTAACctcccagggaggggcagggtgggacCCAAGTGAGAAGATTCGGGGGACAGGGATGGCAGAACGGAAATAGGAAACTCCATTCTCACTGCTTGTTTTCAATTTCCCCCACTGCCCGGGATTCCCATGCCAACCCACAGCGGAGATAGGCATTTCACAATTCAGGAGGCAGGAGACCTGTGGCCCGCCACATCCCACACCGTCACACATCCTCAGGTCCTACTCACTGCTCTCAGTGGAATCCACAACCTCAGGTTTGGGAGGCTCTACTCTTCTAACGCGCTCGCTTCTCTTCTGCACCTTGGAAacatggggaggggaggaaagctgACACCATGGGCAGGCTAAAAGGCCAGCTGCACTACTACAGGGTTTGAGGGGGGTACagagatgggagggggaggggagggacccctggcccagcccttaaggaggaggggagaaaaggaggCTGGACTTTCTCCTTAAGAAGCAGTAGACACAAgcactccctccctcctcctaacTCTCCTCACACACACCCTCCACAGAACAACATCTGCGAAGGAAAATGAAGGGTCTGTCCTTCCCAGAGCTATAGGGGGAACCAGACTCCTTTCAATCCCCTCCCCCCCTCACCCTCTCAGGCGGCTTCTCACTCGCCTTCCCAGTCAGGCCATCTCCTGCAAAGGAAGCAGAAAGCAGCCTAAAGCTTGAGCCTGCCCTCACCACCCCCTCCCTGGCCCAACCCCCGCCTCCATTCCTAGGGAAGAACTTACTCAAAACTGAAAGGGAAAACTCAAGTGCCTGTGGCTTCTTGGGGCCCCTCTCAGGGTTACCTCGAGCTCTGCACTAAGTAGGGGGGGGTGCAGCTATTCTCCGTGAAAAAAAATCCTACCTTCCCACCAGCTCTCTGTCCCAATCGCTGGGAGGTAAGGGAACACAGGTAACACACCTTTCATCAAGAATTTAGTTTACCAACAGAAACAAATGCAACCACCCAAAGGTAGCAAGGGGAAAAGGAAGCATTAGCGTATGGGTAGGTTCCCCTGGACTCAGGTGGTTATATAAGCCCTAAGACCCTGATCACAGCCTGGGAGAGACACACCACTAGGCAGAATTGGGGAGAAACCAGAGCCTCTCAGGTCTAGGCTGGCCCTTCTCTATCGGAGACACAATCCTAGGCCCTGCATGTTTACCATTCCTCTGAAATCACTATGCACTTGATGGCTCCAGAACCTACTTATCAACCATTGAACCCAGAAACCCCACTCTCATCTAGAACGAAACAGCTGGAAAGATCTTAGAACCAAGAAGCCTGGTGTCCTCCACAAATCCTGAAGGAAGGACCCTGGTACCAAAAGCCCACTGGGGCAAGAAGGAAACCTCTCCCGCCAAATCCACTCTTCCCAACCCACCCCAGTCCTCCCCCATAGCCACTGAGCTTCCCCCACCCTCCTTTCCTTAATCTTCTTCACCCCCCACTTCTCCTTTCCAAACCCCCAGCTCCTCCATACACGACCCTACTCTTATCTCTCCACTCCCCCACTTCTTCCCCAAACACACAGCCACCCTCCTTACCCCTACCCTCTCCCCAGCCTTGACTTTCCAGCTGATTAGGCAACCTACCTGGCAAGGAAGGGTGCGCAGGGGGGCTGGGGCCCCCAGGTTTGGTCTGAGAACTGTTGATTCCATCCCCCAGAGTTTCTCCCACCGAAGGGCTGGGGGGGCCATTTGGGCTCTGTGGCTGCCCTTGGGGaagctcctcctcctgcccagggGAGCCCCTTCTCCCTGTAGCTATGGAGGTGGTCTC from Vicugna pacos chromosome X, VicPac4, whole genome shotgun sequence carries:
- the ZMYM3 gene encoding zinc finger MYM-type protein 3 isoform X3, with translation MDPSDFPSPFDPLTLPEKPLAGDLPVDMEFGEDLLESQTAPSRGWAPPGPSPSSGALDLLDTPAGLEKDPGVLDGATELLGLGGLLYKAPSPPEVDHGPEGTLAWDADQTLEPGPGGQTPEVVPPDPGAGANPSSPEGLLEPLAPDSPITLQSPHIEEEETTSIATGRRGSPGQEEELPQGQPQSPNGPPSPSVGETLGDGINSSQTKPGGPSPPAHPSLPGDGLTGKASEKPPERKRSERVRRVEPPKPEVVDSTESIPVSDEDSDAMVDDPNDEDFVPFRPRRSPRMSLRSSVAQRAGRSSVGTKMTCAHCRTPLQKGQTAYQRKGLPQLFCSSSCLTTFSKKPSGKKTCTFCKKEIWNTKDSVVAQTGSGGSFHEFCTSVCLSLYEAQQQRPLPQSGDPADATRCSICQKTGEVLHEVSNGSVVHRLCSDSCFSKFRANKGLKTNCCDQCGAYIYTKTGSPGPELLFHEGQQKRFCNTTCLGAYKKKNTRVYPCVWCKTLCKNFEMLSHVDRNGKTSLFCSLCCTTSYKVKQAGLTGPPRPCSFCRRSLSDPCYYNKVDRTVYQFCSPSCWTKFQRTSPEGGIHLSCHYCHSLFSGKPEVLDWQDQVFQFCCRDCCEDFKRLRGVVSQCEHCRQEKLLHEKLRFSGVEKSFCSEGCVLLYKQDFTKKLGLCCITCTYCSQTCQRGVTEQLDGSTWDFCSEDCKSKYLLWYCKAARCHACKRQGKLLETIHWRGQIRHFCNQQCLLRFYSQQNQPNLDTQSGPESLLNSQSSEAKPQTPSQTKVENSNTVKTTEENGNLGKIPVKTRSAPATPTPPPPPPPPATPRKNKAAMCKPLMQNRGVSCKVEMKSKGSQTEEWKPQVIVLPIPVPIFVPVPMHLYCQKVPVPFSMPIPVPVPMFLPTTLESTDKIVETIEELKVKIPSNPLEADILAMAEMIAEAEELDKASSDLCDLVSNQSAEGLLEDCDLFGPARDDVLAMAVKMANVLDEPGQDLEADFPKNPLDINPSVDFLFDCGLVGPEDVSTEQDLPRTMRKGQKRLVLSESCSRDSMSSQPSCTGLNYSYGVNAWKCWVQSKYANGETSKGDELRFGPKPMRIKEDILACSAAELNYGLAQFVREITRPNGERYEPDSIYYLCLGIQQYLLENNRMVNIFTDLYYLTFVQELNKSLSTWQPTLLPNNTVFSRVEEEHLWECKQLGVYSPFVLLNTLMFFNTKFFGLQTAEEHMQLSFTNVVRQSRKCTTPRGTTKVVSIRYYAPVRQRKGRDTGPGKRKREDEAPILEQRENRMNPLRCPVKFYEFYLSKCPESLRTRNDVFYLQPERSCIAESPLWYSVIPMDRSMLESMLNRILAVREIYEELARPGEEDLD
- the ZMYM3 gene encoding zinc finger MYM-type protein 3 isoform X2, which gives rise to MDPSDFPSPFDPLTLPEKPLAGDLPVDMEFGEDLLESQTAPSRGWAPPGPSPSSGALDLLDTPAGLEKDPGVLDGATELLGLGGLLYKAPSPPEVDHGPEGTLAWDADQTLEPGPGGQTPEVVPPDPGAGANPSSPEGLLEPLAPDSPITLQSPHIEEEETTSIATGRRGSPGQEEELPQGQPQSPNGPPSPSVGETLGDGINSSQTKPGGPSPPAHPSLPGDGLTGKASEKPPERVQKRSERVRRVEPPKPEVVDSTESIPVSDEDSDAMVDDPNDEDFVPFRPRRSPRMSLRSSVAQRAGRSSVGTKMTCAHCRTPLQKGQTAYQRKGLPQLFCSSSCLTTFSKKPSGKKTCTFCKKEIWNTKDSVVAQTGSGGSFHEFCTSVCLSLYEAQQQRPLPQSGDPADATRCSICQKTGEVLHEVSNGSVVHRLCSDSCFSKFRANKGLKTNCCDQCGAYIYTKTGSPGPELLFHEGQQKRFCNTTCLGAYKKKNTRVYPCVWCKTLCKNFEMLSHVDRNGKTSLFCSLCCTTSYKVKQAGLTGPPRPCSFCRRSLSDPCYYNKVDRTVYQFCSPSCWTKFQRTSPEGGIHLSCHYCHSLFSGKPEVLDWQDQVFQFCCRDCCEDFKRLRGVVSQCEHCRQEKLLHEKLRFSGVEKSFCSEGCVLLYKQDFTKKLGLCCITCTYCSQTCQRGVTEQLDGSTWDFCSEDCKSKYLLWYCKAARCHACKRQGKLLETIHWRGQIRHFCNQQCLLRFYSQQNQPNLDTQSGPESLLNSQSSEAKPQTPSQTKVENSNTVKTTEENGNLGKIPVKTRSAPATPTPPPPPPPPATPRKNKAAMCKPLMQNRGVSCKVEMKSKGSQTAEEWKPQVIVLPIPVPIFVPVPMHLYCQKVPVPFSMPIPVPVPMFLPTTLESTDKIVETIEELKVKIPSNPLEADILAMAEMIAEAEELDKASSDLCDLVSNQSAEGLLEDCDLFGPARDDVLAMAVKMANVLDEPGQDLEADFPKNPLDINPSVDFLFDCGLVGPEDVSTEQDLPRTMRKGQKRLVLSESCSRDSMSSQPSCTGLNYSYGVNAWKCWVQSKYANGETSKGDELRFGPKPMRIKEDILACSAAELNYGLAQFVREITRPNGERYEPDSIYYLCLGIQQYLLENNRMVNIFTDLYYLTFVQELNKSLSTWQPTLLPNNTVFSRVEEEHLWECKQLGVYSPFVLLNTLMFFNTKFFGLQTAEEHMQLSFTNVVRQSRKCTTPRGTTKVVSIRYYAPVRQRKGRDTGPGKRKREDEAPILEQRENRMNPLRCPVKFYEFYLSKCPESLRTRNDVFYLQPERSCIAESPLWYSVIPMDRSMLESMLNRILAVREIYEELARPGEEDLD